A region from the Hylaeus volcanicus isolate JK05 chromosome 6, UHH_iyHylVolc1.0_haploid, whole genome shotgun sequence genome encodes:
- the LOC128878089 gene encoding E3 UFM1-protein ligase 1 homolog, with amino-acid sequence MTSMDWDEVKRLAADFQKAQLSSTLQKLSERNCVEIVTKLIESKLLDVVFTNDGKEYVTPQHLGKEIKDELYVHGGRISLVDLAQILNINLSQVSKITNEIEKYNKGLKIILGQLIDKTYMNKIAEEINDKLMQHGSINVTELTIHYNLPADFLQSLIEKELGKRISGKQDVQDSRVFYTESFIAKNKTKIRGALSAITKPTPISVVLEQCGISDRLFFSILDSLQGMKQIPGIVAGKQGTYSLYIPTIYSKSQNEWVDNFYKQNGYLEYDALTRLGISDPPNFVKRHFPNEDIIFLDSVAVGTIISEQVDANIEEAIATGSFVDITPLLPSVFTEKDMEMLLKMVEKKLNNNTHVFANTVVISDAFLQSLYKSFETIAETKAREVVASGQWFQTIAENKIKSKSASSLLETKGGRKEERRKKAATGKAGGGSQGRETKTKSTKKKYLQGKGRENDSDDEDPKIISGKIELQLVPLEDIKNEITKDDNLTVIDDLVEELALYLQPKINNYALSVADQLSQNNKTTNLSEVEERLNVFITNIKIFDKGIKHINKADQPTLTKYLLKSLGTEFVTELFKLAAQQNMLQAPNNITAETRQKMLLDLPDDVKEPLSNIHKSIAETSIEDFLNFADPAMAACCLVLKKYDKKKERPFILGHRQALLEKLNATQDPALALHLVTSILFIAATQSVVHISGRHVSTILSFLQTHLQPSTMTVLSKYHDMVLKNLTCTDETTKLEVTKELEVNLEEIKNIANNFKQHLKTDKPQE; translated from the exons atgaCTTCTATGGATTGGGACGAAGTCAAGAGATTGGCAGCTGATTTTCAAAAAGCACAATTAAGCTCCACCTTACAAAA GTTATCGGAACGAAATTGTGTGgaaattgtaacaaaattaatagagAGTAAACTTTTAGATGTAGTATTTACTAATGATGGTAAAGAATATGTTACACCACAGCACCTTGGAAAGGAAATCAAAGATGAATTGTACGTTCATGGAGGAAGAATCAGTTTGGTGGACTTGGCACAGATTcttaatatcaatttatctCAAGTGTCTAagataacaaatgaaatagaaaagtaCAATAAAGGGCTTAAGATAATACTTGGACAACTCATTGACAAAACTTACATGAACAAAATTGCTGAAGAGATCaatgataaattaatgcaACATGGTAGTATCAATGTAACAGAGTTAAcgatacattataatttaccAGCTGACTTCTTGCAATCGcttattgaaaaagaattagGAAAAAGAATATCTGGTAAACAAGATGTACAGGACTCCAGAGTCTTTTATACAGAGAGTTTTAtagctaaaaataaaactaaaataaggGGGGCCTTGTCTGCAATTACAAAACCTACACCAATATCCGTTGTTTTAGAACAGTGTGGTATTTCTGACAGACTATTTTTCT CAATTTTAGATAGTTTACAGGGAATGAAACAAATTCCTGGTATTGTAGCAGGAAAACAGGGAACATACAGTCTTTACATACCAACTATATATTCTAAAAGCCAAAATGAATGGGtagacaatttttacaaacagAATGGTTACTTAGAGTATGATGCACTCACTCGACTTGGAATATCAGATCCACCAAACTTTGTGAAACGTCATTTCCCAAATGAAGACATAATCTTCTTAGACTCTGTTGCTGTAGGTACAATAATTAGCGAACAGGTAGATGCAAACATTGAAGAAGCCATTGCAACTGGATCTTTTGTTGATATAACCCCTCTTCTACCATCTGTATTTACTGAGAAAGATATGGAAATGCTTCTTAAAatggtagaaaaaaaattaaataataatacacatgTATTCGCAAATACTGTAGTAATATCTGATGCATTTTTGCAATCTCTATATAAATCCTTTGAGACTATAGCAGAAACAAAAGCTAGGGAAGTAGTGGCCAGCGGTCAATGGTTCCAGACTATagcagaaaacaaaattaaatctaaatcaGCCAGTTCATTACTTGAAACTAAAGGAGGTAGAAAAGAAGAACGACGAAAAAAAGCAGCAACTGGTAAAGCAGGTGGTGGTAGTCAAGGAAGAGAGACGAAAACAAAATCTACTAAAAAAAAGTACCTACAAGGAAAAGGTCGTGAAAATGATTCCGATGACGAGGATCCAAAAATCATATCAGGAAAAATTGAGCTTCAATTAGTGCCTTTAGAAGACATAAAAAATGAGATTACAAAAGATGATAATTTAACAGTAATTGATGATTTAGTAGAGGAATTGGCGTTATATTTGCAaccgaaaataaataattatgccCTGTCTGTCGCTGATCAGTTATCACAGAACAATAAAACTACTAATTTAAGTGAAGTTGAAGAACGGCTTAATGTTTTCAtaacaaacattaaaatatttgataaaggcattaaacatataaataagGCAGATCAACCaactttaacaaaatatttattaaaatcccTTGGTACCGAATTTGTCACAGAATTATTTAAGTTAGCTGCACAACAAAATATGCTTCAAGCTCCTAACAATATTACCGCAGAAACAAGACAAAAGATGCTGCTTGATTTACCAGATGATGTTAAAGAGCCTTTAAGTAACATACATAAATCTATTGCTGAAACTTCTATAGaagatttcttaaatttcgcGGATCCTGCAATGGCGGCCTGTTGTTTGGTACTAAAAAAGTATgataaaaagaaggaaagaccATTTATTTTAGGGCACAGACAAGCTTTATTAGAAAAGCTTAATGCTACACAAGATCCTGCATTAGCATTGCATTTAGTTacaagtatattatttattgcagcAACACAAAGTGTTGTGCATATATCTGGAAGACATGTATCTAcaattctttcatttcttcaaaCACATTTACAACCTTCAACAATGACAGTACTGTCTAAATACCatg ATAtggtattgaaaaatttaacttgTACAGATGAAACTACAAAACTTGAAGTTACCAAGGAATTAGAGGTTAACTTGGAAGAGATTAAGAATATAGCAAATAACTTtaaacaacatttaaaaactgataaaccacaagaataa
- the LOC128878103 gene encoding transmembrane protein 170A — MELQTDISTLRSPVNMRNTGNVFYTPLTSFAEMWYQIFLWALFSSIFVHTIAGAICFATLRQHKYGKFFPLLIIIMGISLPLTSGVLSSAAVAFVYRASRYPLPPLYALFWGIGQTVVAGCVGFTRILATL; from the exons ATGGAACTACAAACAGATATTTCTACTTTGCGATCACCAGTTAATATGAGAAATACAGGCAATGTATTTTATACACCCTTGACTTCATTTGCTG AAATGtggtatcaaatatttttatgggccctattttcttctatttttgttcataCCATAGCTGGTGCAATCTGTTTTGCTACATTACGACAACATAAATATGGAAA ATTCTTCCCATTGCTGATTATAATAATGGGTATATCGTTACCACTAACATCAGGAGTTCTTAGCTCTGCTGCTGTTGCTTTTGTGTATAGAGCATCACGTTATCCACTGCCACCATTATATGCATTATTCTGGGGTATTGGGCAGACTGTTGTAGCAGGATGTGTTGGATTTACAAGAATTTTAGCTACTTTGTAA
- the LOC128878098 gene encoding neural/ectodermal development factor IMP-L2, translated as MQSSSALLKFVYIIIVSCTVSGHPFSFLPRYAVERAAERRSIGKQVNNHRSNFLTPLAEYGARSAEPKPVEPWTKITQHPVNGIETTVGSRVELECKASGSPPPEILWFTGTGSNEELVDYVTANTHSLYDPSEEWKGVARINSKLVIECVTPDDAGLIYCASVSAREVKVSTPTVLLVNSEESGNSNCSSESDPTITLYSPTRVANIGATVVLPCRASGKPTPEISWVDNFNVPLTLSTNLRHRVLDSGDLLIEELLWEDMGGYTCKAKSGHRQQIVSTFLYPLRPETEVDRTVN; from the exons atgcAATCGTCCTCAGCGCTGCTAAAGTTCGTTTACATTATCATAGTGTCGTGTACGGTTTCGGGACATCCCTTCTCGTTCCTACCGCGGTATGCCGTCGAACGTGCTGCTGAACGTAGGAGCATAGGAAAACAAGTAAACAATCACAGATCTAATTTTCTGACACCATTGGCGGAATACGGAGCACGATCGGCCGAACCGAAG CCCGTGGAACCATGGACCAAAATCACTCAACATCCCGTGAACGGCATCGAGACGACCGTGGG GAGCAGGGTGGAATTAGAATGCAAAGCTAGCGGTAGCCCACCACCAGAAATTCTGTGGTTCACTGGTACCGGAAGTAACGAAGAG CTCGTCGACTACGTTACAGCCAACACGCATTCCTTGTACGATCCATCCGAGGAGTGGAAAGGAGTGGCCAGAATTAATTCGAAGCTCGTGATAGAATGCGTTACGCCGGATGATGCTGGATTGATCTACTGTGCGTCGGTTTCGGCGAGAGAAGTAAAGGTATCCACTCCTACAGTGCTGCTGGTTAATA GTGAGGAAAGTGGCAACAGCAATTGCAGCTCTGAAAGTGACCCGACAATTACGCTGTACTCTCCTACGCGAGTAGCTAACATCGGAGCGACCGTCGTGCTTCCGTGCAGGGCAAGTGGCAAACCAACGCCAGAAATTTCATGGGTGGACAACTTCAATGTACCGTTAACTCTGTCGACGAATCTGCGACACAGAGTATTGGATAGTGGTGATTTGTTGATAGAGGAACTTTTATGGGAAGACATGGGCGGTTACACTTGTAAAGCCAAGTCTGGGCATCGTCAGCAAATCGTCAGCACATTCCTCTATCCATTACGT CCTGAAACGGAGGTGGACCGAACGGTTAATTGA
- the LOC128878099 gene encoding ribulose-phosphate 3-epimerase, with protein MGKKLTAKIGPSILNADLAQLSEESQRLIKNGADYLHLDVMDGHFVPNLTFGHPLVKCLRSKVKDAFLETHMMVSKPEQWIEPMADAGVNQYTFHVEPVKDVPLLCRKIKEAGMTVGVALKPGTPVDVVVDYIDLADMVLIMTVEPGFGGQKFMEPMMEKVAWLRKNYPTLDIEVDGGVGPATIDACAKAGANMIVSGTAVIGSSDQAKVINTLRDTVNCVLQSN; from the exons atgggaaaaaagtTAACGGCAAAAATTGGACCTTCGATTTTAAATGCCGATTTGGCACAACTTTCGGAGGAATCacaaagattaattaaaaatggtgCCGACTATTTGCATTTAGATGTTATGGATGGACACTTTGTACCTAACCTTACTTTTGGCCACCCATTGGTAAAATGCCTTCGCAGTAAAGTGAAAGATGCTTTTCTAGAGACGCACATGATGGTTTCTAAACCAGAACAG tgGATAGAGCCTATGGCCGATGCTGGTGTCAACCAATATACTTTCCATGTTGAACCTGTGAAGGATGTCCCTTTActttgtagaaaaataaaagaagcaGGAATGACT gtTGGAGTAGCTCTTAAGCCTGGTACACCAGTGGATGTGGTTGTAGATTACATTGATTTAGCAGATATGGTATTAATTATGACAGTAGAGCCAGGATTTGGTGGCCAAAAGTTCATGGAACCAATGATGGAAAAAGTAGCATGGTTGAGAAAAAACTACCCTACGTTAGATATAGAAGTAGATGGTGGTGTTGGGCCAGCTACTATTGATGCATGTGCAAAA gCTGGGGCAAATATGATCGTTTCCGGAACTGCAGTTATAGGTTCTTCTGACCAAGCAAAAGTCATAAACACTTTAAGAGATACAGTGAATTGTGTATTACAAAGCAATTGA
- the LOC128878096 gene encoding putative methyltransferase C9orf114 homolog, protein MSVKPVTWKETNRLHKEQRKKWREERLAKKLKLDNQELEKEPLESIEEQQFEKKDISTVSIAVPGSILDNAQSQELRTYLAGQIARAACIYQIDEIVVFDDKGEITETEKKKVRKDEAFGERRVACLQLARILQYLECPQYLRKYFFPIHKDLQYAGVLNPLDAPHHLRQQDVSLYREGVITNKPVKAGKGSYVNVGLLNDVKVDKVLTTGLRVTVKIPQDQLNPKKLRGFIVPPDIPKLETGTYWGYTVRLANNLTEALTQCPYKNGYDLMIGTSDKGTSVDDIEPRSMEYHHTLVVFGGLCGLEAAVDVDPNLNVDDPSLVFHKYLNTCPLQGSRTIRTEEAILISLAALRMKLTPKFSLLPNPLFNGCVDN, encoded by the coding sequence atGTCAGTCAAACCTGTAACCTGGAAAGAAACCAATCGTTTACATAAAGAACAACGAAAAAAGTGGCGGGAAGAAAGGTtagcaaaaaaattgaagctaGATAATCAAGAACTAGAAAAAGAGCCGCTGGAATCCATCGAAGAACAACAGTTTGagaaaaaagatatttcaaCCGTTAGTATTGCGGTTCCTGGTTCTATTTTGGACAATGCACAATCTCAGGAATTACGAACATATTTGGCAGGGCAGATCGCACGTGCGGCGTGCATTTATCAAATAgatgaaattgttgttttcGATGACAAAGGCGAAATAACTGAAactgaaaagaagaaagtaagAAAAGACGAAGCGTTTGGTGAAAGAAGAGTCGCATGCTTGCAATTGGCTAGAATATTGCAATATCTTGAATGTCCacaatatttaagaaaatatttcttcccgATTCATAAGGATTTACAATATGCTGGAGTGTTAAATCCATTAGATGCCCCACATCATTTACGTCAGCAAGATGTATCTTTATATAGAGAAGGAGTAATTACAAACAAACCAGTTAAAGCTGGCAAAGGTTCCTATGTTAATGTGGGATTATTAAATGATGTCAAGGTAGATAAAGTATTAACCACTGGACTGAGAGTTACAGTAAAAATACCTCAAGATCAGTTGAATCCAAAAAAGTTAAGAGGTTTCATTGTACCACCTGACATTCCTAAATTGGAAACCGGTACATATTGGGGATACACAGTGAGATTAGCTAACAATCTAACAGAAGCATTAACACAGTGTCCTTATAAAAATGGATATGACTTGATGATTGGAACTTCTGATAAAGGAACATCTGTTGATGATATAGAACCAAGAAGCATGGAATATCATCATACCTTGGTAGTGTTTGGAGGATTGTGTGGATTGGAAGCTGCAGTAGATGTTGATCCTAATTTAAATGTGGATGATCCATCTTTGGTGTttcacaaatatttgaatacctGTCCTCTGCAAGGGTCCAGAACTATAAGAACTGAAGAAGCCATACTGATTAGTTTAGCAGCATTAAGAATGAAACTAACTCctaaattttctcttttgcCGAATCCTCTCTTTAATGGTTGTGTAGATAATTGA
- the LOC128878101 gene encoding transcription initiation factor TFIID subunit 13 isoform X3, which yields MAAEEGFEQFEDEEAEIPIGGTLPGGRKRLFSKELRCMMYGFGDDQNPYTESVDLLEDLVIEFITEMTHRAMEIGRTGRVQVEDIVFLVKKDPRKYARVKDLLTMNEELKKARKAFDEVKYAE from the exons ATGGCCGCAGAAGAAGGTTTTGAACAG TTTGAAGATGAAGAAGCAGAAATTCCGATCGGTGGAACTTTACCTGGCGGTAGAAAGCGTTTATTTTCGAAGGAATTGCGCTGCATGATGTACGGTTTTGGAGATGATCAAAATCCTTATACAGAGAGCGTGGATTTATTAGAAGATCTGGTTATTGAATTCATTACTGAAATGACACACAGGGCTATGGAAATTGGACGCACTGGTCGCGTCCAAGTAGAagatattgtatttttag TTAAAAAAGATCCAAGAAAATATGCAAGAGTAAAGGATCTCTTGACCATGaatgaagaattgaaaaaagcTAGAAAAGCATTTGATGAAGTTAAATATGCAG AATAA
- the LOC128878101 gene encoding transcription initiation factor TFIID subunit 13 isoform X2, whose amino-acid sequence MAAEEGFEQFEDEEAEIPIGGTLPGGRKRLFSKELRCMMYGFGDDQNPYTESVDLLEDLVIEFITEMTHRAMEIGRTGRVQVEDIVFLVKKDPRKYARVKDLLTMNEELKKARKAFDEVKYAGTVSQ is encoded by the exons ATGGCCGCAGAAGAAGGTTTTGAACAG TTTGAAGATGAAGAAGCAGAAATTCCGATCGGTGGAACTTTACCTGGCGGTAGAAAGCGTTTATTTTCGAAGGAATTGCGCTGCATGATGTACGGTTTTGGAGATGATCAAAATCCTTATACAGAGAGCGTGGATTTATTAGAAGATCTGGTTATTGAATTCATTACTGAAATGACACACAGGGCTATGGAAATTGGACGCACTGGTCGCGTCCAAGTAGAagatattgtatttttag TTAAAAAAGATCCAAGAAAATATGCAAGAGTAAAGGATCTCTTGACCATGaatgaagaattgaaaaaagcTAGAAAAGCATTTGATGAAGTTAAATATGCAGGTACCGTTAGtcaataa
- the LOC128878101 gene encoding transcription initiation factor TFIID subunit 13 isoform X1 has product MAAEEGFEQFEDEEAEIPIGGTLPGGRKRLFSKELRCMMYGFGDDQNPYTESVDLLEDLVIEFITEMTHRAMEIGRTGRVQVEDIVFLVKKDPRKYARVKDLLTMNEELKKARKAFDEVKYAEDSIATFAWLICI; this is encoded by the exons ATGGCCGCAGAAGAAGGTTTTGAACAG TTTGAAGATGAAGAAGCAGAAATTCCGATCGGTGGAACTTTACCTGGCGGTAGAAAGCGTTTATTTTCGAAGGAATTGCGCTGCATGATGTACGGTTTTGGAGATGATCAAAATCCTTATACAGAGAGCGTGGATTTATTAGAAGATCTGGTTATTGAATTCATTACTGAAATGACACACAGGGCTATGGAAATTGGACGCACTGGTCGCGTCCAAGTAGAagatattgtatttttag TTAAAAAAGATCCAAGAAAATATGCAAGAGTAAAGGATCTCTTGACCATGaatgaagaattgaaaaaagcTAGAAAAGCATTTGATGAAGTTAAATATGCAG aGGACAGCATTGCAACGTTTGCCTGGCTAATctgcatttga
- the LOC128878092 gene encoding protoporphyrinogen oxidase produces MTAILGAGMSGLSAAYYALQNSKLVPIVILEGSNRVGGWVRSLKQPNGTIFEQGPRTIRPTGASGKNTLELIEQLELSDKVIPIPNSHPAAKNRLIYSDNQLHLLPNSFKGVIKKNTLLNRSMLSVVWNDLRAPKVSVDDESIYSFIERRLGKDVADKMISPMVCGIWAGDAHKISVNSIMKNLFELEQKHGSIVKGLVLEFIRRNKKTKSSTNDNQSNVESHNTLTNLAERAKKEMWSVWGIKGGLEQLPLALVSNITKRGVNIKTEHKCEQIKFDKGRAKLTVNGEVQEYSHIISSLPAKTLASLVQDQHPELSNELRGIPTVTVGVVNLEYPEDVLPINAFGLLIPPKEELPILGVIFDSCVFPGDSKTTVLTVMMGGAWFEKYFGNCSSEEHLLNVAVDQVTEILQIGEDPTSYNVSILKDCIPQHIVGHMQRLTRIHNYISMHKLPLGLCGSSYQGVGLNDVILSAKQAVSDINSQRLI; encoded by the exons ATGACAGCAATACTAGGTGCTGGTATGTCAGGTTTATCAGCTGCGTATTATGCACTTCAGAATTCAAAACTAGTTCCAATAGTAATACTGGAAGGTTCGAATAGAGTGGGTGGTTGGGTACGTTCTTTAAAACAGCCCAatggaacaatttttgaacaagGTCCACGAACTATTAGACCCACGGGTGCAAGtggaaaaaatacattagagTTAATAGAACAATTAGAATTATCAGATAAAGTTATTCCAATTCCAAATAGTCATCCTGCGGCTAAAAACCGCTTGATTTATTCAGATAATCAGTTACATTTGTTACCTAATAGTTTCAAGggtgttattaaaaagaatacattattaaatcgTTCTATGCTCAGCGTTGTTTGGAACGATTTAAGAGCTCCAAAAGTATCTGTGGATGATGAAAGTATATATAGTTTTATAGAAAGGAGATTAGGCAAAGATGTAGCTGATAAAATGATCTCTCCAATGGTTTGTGGAATCTGGGCAGGAGATGCACACAAAATAAGTGTTAACtctattatgaaaaatttatttgaattggAACAAAAACATGGATCTATAGTCAAAGGTTTGGTGCTAGAATTtataagaagaaataaaaaaactaaatcATCTACAAATGATAATCAGTCAAATGTGGAATCACATAATACACTAACAAATTTAGCAGAAAGagctaaaaaagaaatgtggTCTGTATGGGGCATTAAAGGAGGTCTTGAACAATTACCACTTGCATTAGTTAGTAATATAACTAAACGTggagtaaatattaaaacagaaCATAAATGTGAACAAATTAAGTTTGATAAAGGTCGTGCAAAATTAACTGTAAATGGAGAAGTTCAAGAATATTCTCATATTATTTCAAGCTTGCCTGCAAAAACTTTAGCAAGCCTTGTGCAAGACCAACATCCAGAATTATCTAACGAATTAAGAGGTATACCTACTGTGACAGTAGGTGTAGTTAATCTCGAATATCCTGAAGATGTCTTACCTATAAATGCATTTGGACTTCTTATTCCACCAAAAGAAGAACTTCCAATTCTAGGAGTGATATTTGATTCATGTGTTTTTCCTGGAGACTCCAAAACAACG GTACTAACAGTGATGATGGGTGGGGCATGGTTTGAGAAATACTTTGGTAACTGCTCATCAGAAGAGCATTTGTTGAATGTAGCAGTCGATCAAGTGACAGAAATCTTACAAATCGGGGAAGATCCCACGTCATACAATGTTTCCATTTTGAAGGACTGTATTCCGCAGCACATAGTAGGTCACATGCAACGCTTAACCCGCATCCATAATTATATCTCCATGCACAAACTTCCTCTAGGATTGTGTGGCTCTTCATACCAAGGAGTAGGACTGAATGATGTTATTCTGTCAGCAAAACAAGCTGTTTCTGATATCAATTCGCAAAGactaatttag
- the LOC128878097 gene encoding inositol polyphosphate 1-phosphatase, which yields MKDGSRLLSILLKVSEKAANIARACRQNDALFKLLVQEKSEEEKNPRFFQDFKTLADVLIQETIRHDLEIEFPELAKVVQGEENNTFSNAMGESIVVEVCSTIEETTQLLAKVMGSDTATAELLATEVHKDVQFLDVPVAAELPLDFDINISDLGIWIDPIDSTADYINGGEKVDDVTGMHLSGLRCVTVLIGAYLKSTGIPVVGVVNQPFYTNENLSWKGNCYWGLVENDTGKCSINEEPNDKMIAVISRVEDVNIKSKLLNAGFTLVEATGAGYKILSVALGQADVYILSKSSTYKWDTCGPHALLRSLHGGIIEFQTFIDNSDLNYTDIKYISTTNNSSNSSGLIAYRKFESLQTLKSILCK from the exons atgaaagacGGCAGCAGATTGCTATCAATTCTTTTGAAAGTTTCGGAAAAAGCAGCAAACATTGCAAGAGCCTGTAGACAGAACGATGCTCTGTTTAAATTACTTGTGCAAGAAAAATCAGAGGAGGAGAAGAATCCACGCTTTTTTCAAGATTTCAAGACACTGGCAGATGTTCTTATACAAGAAACAATTAGACATGACTTAGAAATTGAA TTTCCAGAATTGGCAAAGGTAGTACAGGGTGAAGAAAATAACACATTTAGCAATGCCATGGGTGAATCTATAGTGGTAGAAGTTTGCTCTACCATTGAAGAAACAACTCAGTTATTAGCCAAAGTGATGGGCAGTGATACTGCAACTGCTGAATTATTAGCAACCGAAGTTCACAAAGATGTTCAATTCCTAGATGTTCCAGTGGCTGCAGAACTGCCTCTGgattttgatattaatatttctgatCTTGGAATATGGATAGATCCAATTG ATTCAACAGCAGATTATATAAATGGAGGTGAAAAGGTGGATGATGTCACTGGCATGCACTTGAGTGGTTTAAGGTGTGTTACTGTCTTGATTGGGGCATATTTGAAGAGCACAGGCATACCAGTTGTTGGGGTAGTTAATCAAcctttttatacaaatgaGAATTTATC ATGGAAAGGCAACTGTTATTGGGGACTTGTGGAAAATGATACTGGAAAATGTTCCATAAATGAAGAACCTAATGATAAAATGATAGCTGTTATTAGTAGAGTAGAAGAtgttaatataaaatctaAACTATTAAATGCTGGGTTCACATTAGTAGAAGCTACAGGAGCtggttataaaattttaagtgTTGCTCTTGGACAAGctgatgtttacattttatcaAAAAGTTCTACATACAAGTGGGATACTTGTGGTCCTCATGCCCTTTTACGTTCTTTACATGGGGGCATCATTGAATTCCAGACATTTATAGATAATTCTGATTTAAACTATAcggatataaaatatatatctacAACTAATAATTCGTCAAATAGCTCTGGTTTGATAGCTTATCGGAAGTTTGAAAGCTTGCAAActttaaaatctattttatgcaaataa
- the LOC128878094 gene encoding RYamide receptor-like, with amino-acid sequence MNASNNQENISLDISKGFDASNVTDLEAEIGCDYFAGVYSVFSTSWFQGIIYFFYGTVFVIALIGNGLVCYVVYSSPRMKTVTNFFIVNLALGDMLMALFCVPPSFISTLILQYWPFGQKLCPTVNYLQAVSVLVSAYTLVAISIDRYIAIMWPLKPKLSKRQAQFLILAVWMLAMTISIPIAVVSQLSQPSLKHKVCKQYVCEEMWPSMKNKYYYSIALLVLQYVIPIMVLMFTYTSIAVMVWGKRPPGEAENVRDQRMARSKRKMVKMMVTVVIVFTICWLPYNILMLIMDNNEATANWSGLPFIWTVLHWLAMSHSCYNPVIYCWMNARFRSGFITAIGCLPGVHRILRNERRRNSNHNASMIGIPLTGLDGSSYSVLRRMNTCTTYISVRRKTNGSHSAPVRSVSFRNNAFHPASQQSQQITSLESHSEEQL; translated from the exons ATGAATGCGAGCAACAACCAAGAGAACATCTCCCTGGACATATCGAAGGGCTTCGACGCAAGTAACGTGACGGATCTCGAAGCTGAAATCGGTTGCGACTATTTCGCGGGCGTCTACAGTGTCTTCTCGACGAGCTGGTTCCAAGGTATCATTTACTTTTTCTACGGCACCGTCTTCGTCATCGCCCTAATCGGAAATGGGCTGGTTTGCTACGTGGTATACAGCAGTCCTCGAATGAAAACCGTGACCAACTTCTTCATCGTGAACCTTGCCCTCGGGGACATGTTGATGGCCCTCTTCTGCGTGCCACCCAGTTTCATCAGCACTCTGATACTGCAGTACTGGCCATTCGGCCAGAAACTGTGTCCCACTGTCAATTACTTGCAG GCTGTGTCCGTCCTAGTCAGTGCGTACACCCTTGTGGCAATTAGCATAGATCGTTATATTGCCATTATGTGGCCTCTAAAACCGAAGTTGAGCAAACGGCAAGCTCAATTCCTGATTTTAGCTGTTTGGATGCTTGCAATGACGATATCGATCCCAATCGCTGTTGTTTCGCAGTTATCGCAACCCTCGCTGAAGCATAAAGTGTGTAAACAATATGTCTGCGAGGAAATGTGGCCGTCGATGAAAAACAA GTATTATTACTCTATCGCATTATTGGTTCTTCAGTACGTGATACCAATAATGGTCCTTATGTTCACGTATACCAGCATCGCAGTTATGGTGTGGGGTAAAAGGCCGCCAGGAGAAGCCGAAAATGTCAGAGACCAGCGAATGGCTCGTTCAAAGAGGAAG ATGGTGAAGATGATGGTGACAGTCGTGATAGTATTCACTATCTGCTGGCTCCCGTACAACATACTGATG TTAATAATGGATAACAACGAAGCAACTGCGAATTGGTCAGGGCTTCCCTTCATATGGACGGTCCTTCATTGGTTGGCGATGTCGCATTCGTGTTACAATCCGGTAATTTATTGTTGGATGAACGCAAGATTTCGAAGTGGCTTTATAACAGCGATTGGATGTTTACCTGGAGTCCATCGAATTCTTCGTAACGAGAGACGACGTAACAGCAACCACAACGCCAGTATGATTGGAATTCCCTTAACTG gtCTCGATGGTTCGAGTTACTCTGTTTTGCGACGCATGAATACCTGCACGACCTACATAAGCGTTAGGCGTAAGACAAACGGAAGTCACAGCGCGCCTGTGAGAAGTGTCAGCTTCCGGAATAACGCGTTCCATCCAGCGAGTCAACAATCGCAACAAATTACCAGTCTCGAATCTCACTCGGAGgaacaattgtaa